Proteins encoded within one genomic window of Halocatena marina:
- a CDS encoding phosphoribosylanthranilate isomerase, which yields MNNLRRTGQKQTDQTSQTRIKICGITTQNDRDIAVAAGADAVGFISGVTVETPREVTPETAATLVATTPPFVSTVLVTMPERVHDVVERIEHVRPDIVQVHGLSPDAVECLSSMTTTAVIPAVTAADTACYEQVADALLVDSLDENGAGGTGSTHDWERTRDKIEKIDTPVVLAGGLTPENVSRAIEIVDPYGVDVASGVEQRGGKKDADAVRSFVEQARRAV from the coding sequence ATGAACAATCTACGTCGTACGGGACAAAAGCAGACGGATCAAACGAGCCAAACGCGAATCAAGATTTGTGGTATCACGACGCAGAATGACCGCGATATTGCTGTCGCTGCTGGCGCGGATGCCGTCGGGTTCATCAGCGGTGTCACAGTCGAAACACCGCGGGAGGTCACGCCGGAGACGGCGGCCACTCTTGTTGCGACGACTCCTCCATTCGTTAGCACAGTCCTTGTAACCATGCCCGAACGGGTACACGATGTCGTCGAACGCATCGAACACGTGCGTCCGGATATCGTTCAGGTCCATGGACTGTCTCCTGATGCCGTGGAATGTCTCTCGTCCATGACGACTACCGCCGTGATCCCCGCTGTGACGGCAGCCGACACGGCGTGCTATGAACAGGTTGCAGACGCACTGCTTGTCGACTCATTGGACGAAAATGGTGCAGGAGGAACCGGATCGACACACGATTGGGAACGCACGCGCGACAAAATCGAGAAGATCGACACTCCCGTCGTGCTTGCTGGTGGTCTCACCCCCGAAAACGTCTCACGTGCGATTGAAATCGTCGATCCATACGGCGTGGATGTTGCAAGTGGTGTCGAACAGCGCGGTGGAAAGAAAGACGCCGACGCTGTTCGATCGTTCGTCGAACAGGCCCGGAGGGCAGTATGA
- the trpE gene encoding anthranilate synthase component I: MDLSRSEFVSLSEDDRPAVIRTTAALDSDVEPLAAYAALTEHDDAYGFLLESGEKVASSDPDGAFTSATENTDRHARYSFVGYDPAAVITVIGDEVDIELLDDRYEGILNTTVEGDVLETLSSVLPDATLQGFPDRSRRQLDGGLVGVLGYDAVYDLFLEERGYDRPDTRVPDAQFVLSDTTLVFDHVEDTLELVFTPVIRPDEDARAVYADLVSETERVRALLAEHGEIETGGFSKEGSVAGDKAEYETAVRRAKEHVLDGDIYQGVISRTRELYGEIDPLGLYSALREINPSPYMYVLGYDDLTIVGASPETLVSVQNDEVMMYPLAGTCNRGSSPVEDRRLAGEMLADEKECAEHTMLVDLARNDVRRVSEPGSVTVEEFMNVFKYSHVQHIESTVTGMLASDCNAFDATRAAFPAGTLTGAPKIRAMEIIASLETSPRGVYGGGVGYYSWTGDADVAIVIRTATIEHGVCDVAAGFDDRDRVTVQAGAGIVADSDPTAEYEETEQKMNGVLAALSEIETNEPENVNPPEAGR, translated from the coding sequence ATGGATCTCTCTCGGAGCGAGTTCGTCTCTCTCTCCGAGGACGATCGACCCGCTGTGATTCGAACGACGGCAGCGCTGGACAGCGACGTTGAGCCACTTGCAGCGTATGCTGCGCTAACCGAACACGATGACGCGTACGGATTTTTACTCGAAAGCGGTGAGAAGGTTGCCTCAAGCGACCCAGATGGAGCATTCACGTCTGCGACAGAGAACACCGACAGACACGCTCGCTACTCGTTCGTTGGGTACGATCCTGCTGCCGTTATCACTGTGATCGGTGATGAAGTGGATATCGAACTTCTCGACGATCGATACGAGGGGATCCTCAACACGACTGTTGAGGGTGACGTTCTCGAAACGCTCAGCTCTGTGCTTCCAGACGCTACCCTTCAGGGATTTCCCGATCGATCCCGGCGACAGCTCGATGGTGGGCTCGTCGGTGTGCTCGGCTACGACGCTGTATACGATCTCTTTCTCGAAGAGCGGGGATACGACCGTCCCGATACTCGCGTGCCCGACGCACAGTTCGTTCTGAGCGATACGACGCTCGTTTTCGATCACGTCGAGGACACCCTCGAACTCGTGTTCACGCCAGTTATCCGTCCTGATGAAGATGCGCGAGCAGTGTATGCCGATCTCGTTTCGGAGACAGAGCGCGTGCGTGCACTGCTGGCTGAGCATGGTGAGATCGAGACGGGTGGTTTCTCGAAGGAGGGTTCGGTCGCGGGGGACAAAGCGGAGTACGAAACCGCGGTTCGGCGGGCCAAAGAGCACGTTCTCGACGGAGACATCTATCAAGGTGTTATCTCCCGCACACGAGAGCTGTACGGAGAGATCGATCCACTTGGACTGTACAGTGCGCTTCGAGAGATCAACCCATCGCCGTACATGTATGTTCTCGGCTACGATGACCTGACGATCGTCGGTGCCAGTCCGGAGACGCTCGTCTCAGTACAGAACGATGAGGTGATGATGTATCCACTTGCGGGGACGTGTAACCGGGGAAGTAGTCCTGTTGAGGATCGTCGGCTGGCGGGCGAAATGCTCGCTGATGAAAAGGAATGTGCAGAACACACGATGCTCGTCGATCTTGCGCGTAACGATGTCCGCCGCGTGAGTGAACCAGGAAGCGTTACCGTCGAGGAGTTCATGAACGTGTTCAAATATAGTCACGTTCAGCATATCGAGAGCACAGTCACGGGGATGCTCGCATCCGATTGCAACGCGTTTGATGCAACTCGGGCTGCATTCCCGGCGGGAACGCTGACTGGCGCGCCGAAGATACGAGCGATGGAAATCATCGCATCACTCGAAACCAGTCCACGCGGTGTCTACGGTGGTGGCGTGGGATACTACTCGTGGACCGGTGATGCAGACGTAGCGATCGTCATTCGAACTGCGACAATCGAGCATGGCGTGTGCGATGTCGCGGCTGGTTTCGATGACCGTGATCGGGTTACAGTTCAGGCGGGAGCTGGTATCGTCGCCGATAGCGACCCCACTGCGGAGTACGAGGAAACAGAACAGAAAATGAATGGGGTGTTAGCCGCGCTATCGGAAATCGAGACCAACGAACCGGAGAATGTGAACCCACCAGAGGCAGGACGATGA
- the trpG gene encoding anthranilate synthase component II, producing the protein MTETRVCFIDNFDSFTYNLVEYVSQHADTEVLRNTASLDDVRTVDPDAIVISPGPGHPKNDRDIGITLDVLTELSTTVPTLGICLGLEAAVYAYGGAIEHAPKPVHGKAFPIEHDSSGVFDGLENPLRGGRYHSLVATDIPACFEISATTQSDGVDLVMAVRHREYPIKCVQFHPESVLTSSGHALVRNFLQTV; encoded by the coding sequence ATGACTGAGACACGTGTCTGTTTTATTGACAACTTCGATTCGTTCACGTACAATCTTGTTGAGTACGTCAGCCAGCACGCTGATACCGAGGTGCTGCGCAACACTGCCTCGCTCGATGACGTGCGCACAGTCGATCCAGATGCGATCGTCATCAGTCCGGGACCTGGTCACCCGAAAAACGACCGGGATATCGGCATCACGCTGGATGTGCTCACAGAGCTAAGTACTACAGTACCAACACTCGGGATCTGCCTTGGATTAGAGGCAGCCGTCTACGCGTACGGTGGAGCGATTGAGCACGCGCCAAAACCAGTCCACGGCAAAGCATTCCCGATCGAACACGACAGCAGTGGTGTATTCGATGGACTTGAGAATCCGCTTCGGGGTGGTCGATATCATTCGCTCGTTGCAACTGACATCCCAGCGTGTTTCGAAATCTCAGCGACTACCCAATCCGACGGGGTCGATCTCGTTATGGCAGTTCGCCACCGCGAATATCCGATTAAGTGTGTACAATTTCATCCCGAAAGCGTGCTCACCAGCTCGGGTCATGCCCTCGTTCGGAACTTCCTTCAAACTGTGTAA
- a CDS encoding HIT domain-containing protein — protein sequence MDQVFAPWRIEWVERGDANDDSDGCVFCSLPEQANDRENWIVARSEHAYVLLNNYPYNPGHAMVIPYSHTGEYGDLSDQVLLDHARLKQRTFEALDRALDPNGFNAGLNLGRAAGGSIGDHLHTHVVPRWDGDTNFMPVIGDTKVIVDAIENTYDRLHEAFSAQERTYIADSGAVKVEAQNE from the coding sequence ATGGACCAGGTGTTCGCCCCGTGGCGTATTGAGTGGGTCGAGCGTGGAGATGCGAACGATGACTCTGACGGGTGTGTGTTCTGTTCGTTGCCAGAACAAGCGAACGATCGAGAGAACTGGATCGTTGCTCGGAGTGAACACGCGTACGTCCTGCTCAACAATTATCCATACAATCCAGGACACGCAATGGTTATTCCATACAGCCACACTGGTGAGTACGGTGATCTCTCTGATCAGGTGCTGCTTGACCATGCACGATTGAAACAGCGGACGTTTGAGGCGCTCGATCGTGCGCTCGACCCGAACGGCTTTAACGCAGGCTTGAATCTTGGACGGGCCGCTGGTGGCTCGATCGGGGATCATCTTCACACGCACGTCGTCCCCCGTTGGGACGGAGATACGAACTTTATGCCAGTCATCGGTGACACGAAGGTCATCGTTGACGCCATCGAGAACACCTACGATCGACTTCACGAGGCGTTTTCAGCACAGGAGAGAACATACATAGCAGACTCGGGTGCAGTGAAAGTCGAAGCACAAAATGAGTGA
- a CDS encoding cation diffusion facilitator family transporter gives MDRDTALRHVGLLVLGINAVLALAKGGVYVTTGSIAVGSEAVNSLADAVYSLVVVAGLYVTTQPPDTTHPHGHERIEPFVALFVALGIFAAGITVLWNAVQSILTGTVAVAGLPAIGVLAGAALVKYLLYRYCLQMSETYHSPAIKAAALDNRIDVFTAGAALVGVVGADLGVLVLDPIAGAIVSVGILYTGVEIVIDNFGYLVGVAPPDGLREEILDRALAHPEVNGVHDVVPHYVGPEVDVSLHLEIEGNRTLIEAHDIETTVVESIRNIPEIDDVFVHLDPKELGEWKENESGRIGAEENDDNE, from the coding sequence ATGGATCGGGACACCGCCCTTCGGCATGTCGGACTCCTTGTGTTGGGGATCAATGCCGTCCTCGCACTGGCAAAGGGTGGTGTTTATGTAACAACTGGGAGTATTGCTGTCGGTTCAGAGGCAGTGAACAGTCTCGCTGATGCCGTCTATAGCCTCGTCGTCGTCGCTGGTCTCTATGTGACGACCCAGCCGCCCGATACGACCCATCCCCACGGCCACGAGCGCATTGAACCGTTCGTCGCACTGTTTGTCGCGCTCGGAATCTTTGCCGCTGGCATTACTGTCCTCTGGAACGCTGTCCAGTCTATTTTGACTGGAACCGTCGCTGTTGCCGGTCTTCCAGCTATCGGTGTTCTCGCTGGAGCCGCACTTGTGAAATACCTGCTCTATCGGTACTGTCTTCAGATGAGTGAGACGTATCACTCGCCCGCCATCAAGGCAGCCGCACTCGACAACCGCATTGATGTTTTTACGGCTGGCGCAGCACTCGTCGGTGTCGTCGGTGCTGATCTGGGGGTATTAGTCCTCGATCCGATCGCCGGTGCCATCGTCTCCGTGGGCATACTGTACACTGGTGTAGAGATCGTCATCGACAACTTCGGTTATCTCGTCGGTGTGGCACCTCCGGACGGTCTCCGAGAGGAGATCCTCGACCGAGCGCTCGCTCACCCCGAAGTCAACGGCGTTCACGACGTCGTCCCTCATTACGTCGGTCCTGAGGTTGATGTGAGTCTCCACCTCGAAATCGAAGGCAACCGGACGCTGATCGAAGCCCACGATATTGAAACGACAGTCGTCGAATCGATTCGAAATATCCCCGAGATCGATGATGTATTTGTTCATCTCGATCCAAAAGAACTCGGGGAATGGAAGGAAAATGAAAGCGGACGAATCGGGGCCGAAGAAAACGATGACAATGAATGA
- a CDS encoding transcription initiation factor IIB family protein encodes MELSLPSQQTCPHCDSNVEADPKRGETVCTECGTIVTEGTVDHGPEWTAYTASEREDCSRVGRPTTASLHDRGLSTVISQEDRDAHGRRLSSRKRQQMRRLRTWDERYRTRDSKERNLRQAFGEINRMSSALGLPKPVRETASVIYRRALAENLLIGRSIEGIATSAVYAAARREGIPRTLDEVTTVARVERQRIARAYRVISTELGLAIEPSDPTAYLPRFASELDCSEDVHREAHDILETVSGTTYTSGKHPAGLAAAALYASACLTGEQLTQHEISNVADITRMTIRTHYRELIDQYGTDDRG; translated from the coding sequence ATGGAACTATCACTACCAAGTCAACAAACGTGTCCACACTGTGACTCGAACGTTGAAGCGGATCCAAAGCGCGGAGAAACAGTCTGCACCGAATGCGGCACAATCGTCACTGAAGGAACCGTCGATCACGGTCCAGAATGGACCGCATACACTGCAAGCGAACGTGAGGACTGTTCTCGAGTCGGGCGGCCAACGACAGCGTCGCTTCACGACAGGGGGCTATCGACCGTTATCAGTCAAGAAGACCGAGATGCACACGGTCGACGACTCAGCTCGCGCAAGCGCCAACAGATGCGGCGTCTCCGGACATGGGACGAACGGTACCGCACTCGTGATTCGAAAGAGCGGAATCTCAGGCAAGCCTTCGGAGAGATTAATCGGATGTCGAGTGCGCTTGGATTGCCCAAACCCGTTCGTGAAACTGCGAGCGTTATCTATCGACGCGCGCTTGCCGAGAACCTCCTCATCGGGCGATCGATCGAAGGGATTGCCACGAGCGCGGTGTATGCGGCTGCCCGTCGGGAGGGTATTCCACGTACACTCGATGAAGTCACGACGGTCGCGCGCGTCGAACGACAGCGGATTGCACGAGCGTATCGTGTCATTTCCACCGAGCTTGGACTAGCGATTGAGCCATCCGATCCAACTGCCTACCTCCCTCGATTTGCATCCGAGCTCGATTGCTCCGAGGACGTTCACAGAGAAGCGCACGATATTCTCGAAACGGTGTCGGGAACAACCTACACGAGTGGCAAACACCCCGCAGGACTGGCCGCCGCTGCGCTGTACGCCAGCGCCTGTCTAACCGGCGAGCAACTCACGCAACACGAGATCAGCAATGTGGCAGATATTACCCGAATGACAATCAGGACACACTACCGGGAGTTGATTGACCAATACGGGACCGATGACAGAGGATGA
- a CDS encoding helix-turn-helix transcriptional regulator has translation MEYQPEIKLQEKLSELLMESDSSGAEVAREIGVSPASISQYRKGETQPSLDKLVALARALDVSLDYLVLGESEEAEEVSVGPIAERMDDSLQEMQIRTAERTALVAHVGRQLSQMLDEEIEKFLSEDSGRHLYAGIITDTETGSLEKHSETTRLILRDFSYNMSPTEIPGSFFATVANNLSRGRKYQYLLAQNANTDWSSIVNDFRTLLIEQTKSETAVRNNCSFKITTAPLLSGYALYHLSEDKLEKDDPILYNYVHENNCVDDDGWFGYLIPPSLGGRGEPVMDKEHLANAIGIFESLWPEAEPV, from the coding sequence ATGGAATATCAACCAGAGATTAAGCTACAAGAGAAACTTTCAGAACTATTGATGGAAAGTGACTCAAGTGGTGCTGAAGTCGCCCGTGAGATCGGGGTTTCTCCCGCCTCGATTAGCCAGTACCGAAAAGGTGAAACACAACCCAGCTTGGACAAGCTCGTTGCTCTTGCACGAGCACTCGATGTAAGTCTCGATTATTTAGTCCTCGGCGAGAGCGAAGAGGCAGAAGAAGTTAGTGTTGGTCCAATCGCAGAACGAATGGATGATTCGCTCCAAGAAATGCAGATTCGAACTGCTGAACGGACGGCACTAGTTGCTCACGTTGGGCGACAGCTGTCACAGATGTTGGATGAAGAGATTGAGAAATTCTTATCTGAAGATTCCGGACGACATCTGTATGCAGGAATAATCACAGATACTGAAACTGGATCATTAGAAAAGCATAGTGAGACGACAAGGTTAATCTTACGAGATTTCAGCTATAATATGTCTCCCACAGAAATTCCAGGAAGCTTTTTCGCGACTGTCGCTAACAATCTGAGTCGTGGAAGGAAATACCAGTATCTCCTTGCACAAAATGCTAACACTGACTGGTCTAGCATTGTCAATGATTTCAGGACACTCTTAATAGAACAAACCAAGAGCGAAACCGCTGTTCGTAACAATTGTAGTTTCAAAATAACGACTGCTCCTCTATTGTCTGGCTATGCACTGTATCATCTATCAGAGGATAAGCTCGAAAAGGATGATCCGATACTATATAATTACGTTCATGAAAATAACTGCGTGGATGATGATGGTTGGTTTGGTTATTTGATCCCGCCATCGCTCGGTGGACGGGGAGAGCCAGTTATGGACAAAGAACATCTTGCTAATGCAATCGGGATATTTGAATCTCTCTGGCCTGAAGCAGAACCGGTCTAA
- a CDS encoding B3/4 domain-containing protein, translating to MNQIVVKQDAHDLGIVSPVGCRIRGLDVQIGAPELDGDINKVEKIVNDNLDAILDKPEVKQFHEFFSKIGYPDQTPSGEQLVKIVEKKGLKRRNNVVDAYNIASAEFGVSLGMHDAATLGGDVIIQRASGGERFLPIFHDEYIVAQSGDLVYGTDDHMLALFGEVTRDAEKFRVTDLTNEVLLVARGNRKTSEDYNRAACRRAYDLISKTCPDAEMEFLDVVVESNKKATLA from the coding sequence ATGAACCAAATAGTTGTCAAACAAGATGCCCATGACTTGGGTATCGTAAGTCCGGTTGGCTGCCGTATACGAGGGCTTGATGTCCAAATAGGGGCACCCGAATTAGACGGAGATATCAATAAAGTTGAAAAGATAGTAAACGACAACCTCGATGCAATACTTGATAAGCCAGAGGTGAAACAATTTCATGAGTTTTTCTCGAAGATCGGTTACCCCGATCAAACTCCCTCCGGAGAACAACTCGTGAAAATCGTCGAGAAGAAAGGACTCAAGAGGCGCAACAACGTCGTCGACGCATACAATATTGCGAGTGCTGAGTTTGGTGTAAGCCTTGGGATGCATGATGCTGCAACCCTGGGTGGAGATGTAATCATCCAGCGAGCGAGTGGTGGAGAGCGTTTCCTCCCAATTTTCCACGATGAGTACATTGTGGCCCAATCTGGCGATCTCGTATACGGCACCGACGATCATATGCTCGCGTTATTCGGTGAAGTAACGAGAGATGCCGAAAAGTTTAGAGTCACTGATTTGACGAATGAAGTATTGCTAGTGGCACGTGGCAATCGAAAAACTTCTGAAGATTATAATCGAGCAGCTTGTCGTCGAGCCTATGACTTGATCTCGAAAACTTGTCCAGATGCTGAGATGGAGTTCCTCGACGTTGTCGTTGAATCGAATAAGAAAGCGACTCTGGCTTAG
- a CDS encoding tRNA (N(6)-L-threonylcarbamoyladenosine(37)-C(2))-methylthiotransferase — MARYHIETYGCTANRGESRQIEQLLRDGGHHRANGPEEADVAILNTCTVVEKTERNMLKRAKELEEATADLIVTGCMALAQGETFNEAGVDADILHWDAVPNAVLNGECPTTTPDTEPVLDGVIGILPIARGCMSDCSYCITKQATGKIDSPSVEENVEKARALVHAGAKEIRITGQDTGVYGWDGGERKLHTLLERICEIDGTFRIRVGMANPKGLHGIREELARVFAENEKLYNFIHAPVQSGSNTVLGEMRRQHQVREFVEVVETFDAALDHWTLSTDFIVGFPTETDTDHEQSLALMREVRPEKINVTRFSKRPDTDAAQLKGLGGTLKKERSSEMVELKMEIVGDAYGEMVGERHEVLVVQPGTGDSVQCYDEAYRQVVITNASEHGIEPGDVLDVEITSAENVYCFGNPI, encoded by the coding sequence ATGGCCCGCTATCACATCGAGACGTACGGTTGCACTGCCAACCGTGGCGAGAGCCGTCAGATAGAGCAACTGCTCCGCGATGGAGGCCATCACCGTGCGAACGGCCCCGAGGAAGCCGACGTGGCAATTCTCAACACCTGTACCGTCGTGGAGAAAACTGAGCGCAACATGCTCAAACGGGCCAAAGAGCTCGAAGAAGCGACAGCAGATCTCATTGTTACTGGCTGTATGGCGCTCGCACAGGGTGAAACATTTAATGAAGCTGGCGTCGATGCCGATATTCTCCACTGGGATGCTGTTCCGAACGCCGTTCTAAACGGCGAGTGTCCGACGACGACACCGGATACCGAGCCAGTTCTCGACGGTGTCATTGGTATCCTTCCGATTGCCCGGGGTTGCATGAGCGACTGTTCGTACTGCATCACAAAGCAAGCAACCGGGAAGATCGACAGCCCGTCCGTCGAAGAGAACGTCGAGAAGGCTCGCGCACTCGTCCACGCGGGTGCAAAGGAGATTCGCATCACGGGGCAAGACACTGGCGTTTACGGCTGGGACGGGGGCGAACGAAAACTACACACGCTCCTCGAACGCATCTGTGAGATTGACGGAACGTTCCGCATCCGCGTCGGTATGGCAAACCCGAAAGGATTACACGGTATCCGTGAGGAACTCGCACGAGTATTTGCCGAAAACGAGAAATTGTACAACTTCATTCATGCTCCTGTTCAGTCCGGGAGTAACACTGTTCTTGGTGAGATGCGCCGTCAACATCAGGTTCGGGAGTTCGTCGAGGTCGTTGAAACGTTTGATGCCGCACTCGATCACTGGACACTTTCGACGGATTTCATCGTCGGTTTCCCGACCGAAACGGACACTGATCACGAGCAGAGCCTCGCACTGATGCGAGAAGTCCGCCCTGAAAAGATCAATGTAACGCGGTTTTCAAAGCGACCGGATACTGATGCCGCTCAACTGAAAGGTCTCGGAGGAACACTCAAAAAAGAACGCTCGTCTGAGATGGTTGAGCTGAAAATGGAGATCGTGGGCGATGCGTATGGCGAGATGGTTGGTGAACGTCATGAGGTACTTGTCGTTCAGCCGGGAACTGGAGATTCAGTGCAGTGTTACGATGAAGCATACCGACAAGTTGTCATTACGAACGCTAGCGAACACGGTATCGAACCGGGGGACGTTCTCGACGTTGAAATCACGAGCGCGGAAAACGTCTATTGTTTTGGAAATCCGATATAA
- a CDS encoding TrkH family potassium uptake protein: MSWRLRVDWRASVGLVGTVIKYLSGTFLIPLAVGFYYGEDVPTFAVSFLFTIVVGVALERIDPDPDLGAREGFLMVGLTWLVVALVGMVPYLIAGVVGTESTLAQPENALFESMSGFTTTGATVMGSISLADHSHAIMLWRQLTQWLGGMGIIVLAVAILPELSVGGAQLMDAEAPGPGIQKLTPRIAETARVLWLAYLGFTVAEMALLYGLHLAGLAPNMGLYNAVAHPLTTMPTGGFSPEARSIEAFSAAVQWAIIPFMVAAGTNFALFWHVFNGEPERLTRDTEFRAYVGVLAALTAVVTGLLFVGTGIETTTTNVPPIVGEIEDSARHATFQIVSIVTTTGYANMDFNTWSDPAKYILLFAMFIGGSAGSTGGAVKIVRWVVIIKSIRRELFTTVHPEAVSPVRLGGRALDERAIRGIYGFTLLYLVFFFVAIIFVIADAWRVGHQVTAFEAMSAVAATLGNVGPGFGEVGPMNSYLPFPATSKLFMVFLMWVGRLEILPVLVLLTPAYWRT; this comes from the coding sequence ATGAGTTGGCGGTTGCGCGTTGATTGGCGGGCGAGCGTCGGTCTCGTCGGAACTGTCATCAAATACCTCTCCGGAACGTTTCTCATTCCGCTCGCAGTTGGATTCTACTACGGTGAGGATGTACCGACATTTGCGGTGTCCTTTCTGTTCACCATCGTGGTAGGGGTGGCTCTCGAGCGAATTGATCCCGACCCCGACTTAGGCGCGCGTGAAGGGTTCCTGATGGTTGGGCTGACATGGTTAGTCGTTGCCCTCGTCGGAATGGTTCCGTATCTGATTGCGGGAGTCGTCGGCACCGAGTCGACACTCGCACAGCCCGAAAATGCGCTGTTCGAGTCGATGAGTGGCTTCACTACCACGGGTGCAACAGTGATGGGCAGTATCTCGCTCGCGGACCATTCGCACGCCATCATGCTCTGGCGTCAGCTCACCCAATGGCTCGGAGGAATGGGAATCATCGTTCTTGCGGTCGCCATTCTTCCGGAGCTTTCAGTTGGAGGGGCACAGCTGATGGACGCCGAAGCTCCGGGACCTGGCATTCAGAAGCTTACCCCCCGTATCGCCGAGACTGCGCGCGTACTCTGGCTGGCGTATCTCGGATTCACCGTCGCCGAAATGGCGCTTCTGTACGGACTCCACCTCGCTGGGTTGGCTCCGAACATGGGCCTGTACAATGCTGTTGCTCATCCACTTACGACGATGCCGACGGGTGGATTTTCACCCGAGGCTCGCTCTATCGAGGCGTTCTCAGCTGCGGTTCAGTGGGCAATCATTCCCTTCATGGTCGCTGCAGGGACGAACTTCGCACTGTTCTGGCACGTTTTCAACGGCGAGCCAGAGCGGCTAACCCGTGATACTGAATTCCGGGCGTACGTCGGCGTTCTTGCCGCTCTCACTGCTGTTGTTACTGGACTCCTCTTCGTTGGCACAGGTATTGAAACAACCACGACGAACGTTCCGCCGATCGTCGGTGAAATCGAAGATTCAGCACGCCATGCGACATTTCAGATCGTTTCTATCGTCACGACAACGGGCTATGCTAACATGGATTTCAACACCTGGAGTGACCCCGCCAAGTACATACTGTTGTTTGCGATGTTCATCGGCGGATCTGCAGGTTCAACCGGTGGCGCGGTCAAAATTGTCCGTTGGGTAGTGATCATCAAATCCATCCGGCGAGAGCTGTTCACTACTGTACACCCAGAGGCGGTCTCACCGGTCCGACTAGGTGGACGAGCGCTCGATGAACGGGCCATTCGAGGAATCTATGGATTTACCCTGCTGTATCTCGTATTCTTCTTTGTTGCTATCATTTTCGTGATTGCGGACGCGTGGCGGGTCGGCCATCAAGTGACCGCATTCGAAGCGATGAGTGCCGTCGCTGCTACGCTTGGTAACGTCGGGCCAGGCTTTGGCGAAGTCGGTCCGATGAATAGTTACCTCCCATTTCCGGCAACCTCGAAGCTGTTTATGGTGTTTCTGATGTGGGTCGGACGACTCGAAATCCTGCCGGTGCTCGTGCTCCTTACACCAGCCTATTGGCGCACCTAA